One genomic region from Gemmobacter aquarius encodes:
- a CDS encoding DUF3363 domain-containing protein, whose protein sequence is MGGDLVINGDYLSAGLRERASELASLELGPVTEIEQTRKRSAEIDQDRLTRIDRAMAEEADARFLDLRHEPAAPRRQFERTLRLRRLAKLEKMGLATEHAPAVWELSKNMEPALRELGERGDIIRTMQKALGAEGGERDPMSFQIHDGAPETPIVGRVVDKHLSDELGENLTVMVDGIDGRTHHIAGLAPERLEDARIGSVVQIGPAEVTARPSDRTITAIAEDGIYRPSRHLEQAKFEGRVPGGDYEGYVDAHVRRLEALRRAGIVERIDADQWRIPDDLASRAAAHDAGRDRQASVRVLSPVNLDRQIGSDGATWLDRRLIHGETADLAPTGFGQQVREAMDQRREHHIEQRDATRSRDGRIFYRRNLLATLREREVARAGAEMAEGKALPFRAAKDGESVSGKFTGTVQLTSGKFAIVEKSHEFTLVPWRPIIDRQLGREVAGIMQGGSVSWQLGRQRGLGL, encoded by the coding sequence ATGGGCGGGGATCTAGTCATCAACGGCGACTATCTTTCCGCCGGCCTGCGCGAACGGGCCAGCGAGCTTGCCAGTCTTGAACTCGGCCCCGTTACCGAGATCGAGCAGACCCGCAAGCGGTCCGCCGAAATCGACCAAGACCGCTTGACCCGGATCGACCGCGCCATGGCCGAAGAAGCCGATGCCCGCTTCCTCGACCTGCGCCATGAGCCGGCTGCACCACGCCGCCAGTTCGAGCGGACGTTACGCCTGCGCAGGCTCGCCAAGCTGGAGAAGATGGGGCTGGCGACCGAGCACGCGCCCGCCGTTTGGGAATTGAGCAAGAACATGGAGCCAGCCCTGCGCGAGCTAGGCGAGCGTGGCGACATTATCCGCACCATGCAGAAGGCGCTCGGTGCGGAAGGTGGCGAGCGCGATCCCATGAGTTTTCAAATCCATGACGGAGCGCCCGAGACGCCCATCGTCGGTCGCGTCGTTGACAAGCACCTGTCCGACGAGTTGGGGGAGAACCTAACAGTCATGGTGGACGGGATCGACGGCAGGACGCACCACATCGCCGGCCTCGCGCCCGAGCGGCTGGAGGACGCCCGCATCGGCAGCGTCGTCCAGATCGGCCCGGCCGAGGTGACGGCCCGGCCGTCCGACCGCACCATCACCGCCATCGCCGAGGACGGCATCTATCGGCCGAGCCGCCATCTGGAGCAGGCGAAGTTCGAGGGCCGCGTTCCCGGCGGTGACTACGAGGGCTATGTCGATGCCCATGTGCGCCGGCTGGAGGCATTGCGTCGCGCCGGGATCGTCGAGCGGATCGATGCGGATCAATGGCGTATCCCTGACGATCTGGCTAGCCGTGCCGCTGCCCATGACGCCGGCCGCGACCGGCAGGCCAGTGTTCGCGTCCTTTCTCCCGTCAATCTGGACAGGCAGATCGGATCGGACGGCGCGACCTGGCTGGACCGGAGGCTGATCCATGGCGAGACGGCCGACCTTGCCCCGACCGGCTTCGGCCAGCAGGTGCGCGAGGCTATGGACCAGCGCCGCGAGCATCATATCGAGCAGCGTGACGCCACGCGCAGCCGGGACGGCCGAATCTTCTACCGGCGCAATCTTCTCGCCACCCTGCGCGAGCGGGAAGTTGCGCGCGCCGGTGCGGAGATGGCCGAGGGCAAGGCGCTGCCGTTCCGCGCCGCCAAGGATGGTGAGAGTGTCAGCGGCAAGTTCACCGGGACTGTCCAGCTAACGAGCGGCAAGTTCGCCATCGTGGAAAAGAGCCACGAGTTCACCCTTGTCCCGTGGCGGCCGATCATCGACCGCCAGCTCGGCCGCGAGGTCGCGGGTATCATGCAGGGCGGTTCGGTGTCGTGGCAGTTAGGGCGGCAGCGGGGGTTGGGGCTATAG
- a CDS encoding lytic transglycosylase domain-containing protein — MTAARVRPAIRSKIVIPLFAEKPSHPFVPLGHRTAGAHSEGQGRPSAGACALPLTAASTLAGWCRSGDRTAWHYAVLILAGALFACAGSGVAVAQSASVERPAAAQPYAAHIAEASQRFGIPEHWIRAVLHAESAGDVRAISSAGAMGLMQVMPDTWAGLRVRHGLGRDPYDPRDNILAGTAYLREMFDRYGNVAAMLAAYNAGPGRYDHYLATGRTLPAETRAYVAALVPVLGGAAATQPPSSAPPPPPDWREAALFVMRSGDARTTVSMRDSVDAEQQDGSIFVVRASDGGTP, encoded by the coding sequence ATGACGGCCGCGCGCGTCCGGCCCGCCATCCGGTCCAAGATCGTCATCCCTTTGTTCGCGGAAAAGCCGTCTCATCCCTTCGTTCCGCTCGGCCACCGGACGGCCGGCGCGCACAGCGAAGGTCAGGGGCGGCCATCGGCCGGCGCTTGCGCCTTGCCCTTGACCGCAGCGAGCACGCTGGCAGGCTGGTGTCGAAGCGGAGACAGGACTGCATGGCATTATGCCGTCCTGATACTGGCCGGCGCGCTTTTCGCCTGCGCGGGATCGGGCGTCGCTGTCGCGCAATCCGCGTCGGTTGAGCGCCCGGCTGCCGCCCAGCCCTATGCGGCGCACATCGCCGAGGCGTCGCAGCGTTTCGGCATCCCAGAGCACTGGATTCGCGCCGTGCTGCACGCCGAGAGCGCGGGCGATGTGCGCGCGATTTCGTCGGCCGGGGCGATGGGATTGATGCAGGTGATGCCCGACACATGGGCGGGCCTGCGCGTCCGCCATGGCCTCGGCCGTGATCCCTATGACCCGCGCGACAACATCCTCGCAGGCACGGCCTACCTGCGCGAAATGTTCGACCGCTACGGCAATGTCGCGGCGATGCTGGCGGCCTACAATGCCGGTCCCGGCCGCTATGACCACTACCTTGCGACCGGCCGCACTCTGCCGGCCGAGACGCGGGCCTATGTCGCCGCGCTGGTGCCCGTTCTCGGCGGCGCAGCTGCGACCCAACCGCCGTCATCGGCACCGCCACCACCGCCCGATTGGCGCGAGGCAGCGTTGTTCGTCATGCGCTCCGGCGACGCCCGCACGACCGTTTCGATGCGCGATTCTGTCGATGCAGAGCAGCAGGACGGCAGCATTTTCGTGGTCCGCGCAAGCGACGGAGGAACGCCATGA
- a CDS encoding DUF736 domain-containing protein — MAEIGTFTRTETGYAGVLHSFGLHEKLFIVPAKPSDVKNAPDYRVRLDSGDGPDAGPAWKDSSENAGEFVSMRLEGPIFPFPIRAKLFQSNDDPSVWTLRWKHARKIEDDE, encoded by the coding sequence ATGGCAGAAATAGGCACCTTCACCCGCACCGAAACCGGCTATGCGGGAGTGCTTCATTCGTTCGGCCTCCACGAAAAGCTGTTCATCGTCCCGGCCAAACCGAGCGACGTGAAAAACGCCCCCGACTATCGCGTGCGCCTCGATAGCGGGGACGGCCCGGACGCCGGACCCGCATGGAAAGACTCCAGCGAGAACGCTGGCGAGTTCGTTTCGATGCGATTGGAGGGACCAATCTTCCCGTTCCCGATCCGCGCCAAACTGTTCCAGTCCAACGACGATCCTTCGGTCTGGACCCTGCGTTGGAAGCACGCCCGGAAGATCGAGGATGACGAATGA
- a CDS encoding S26 family signal peptidase, translated as MTRRRTLAVTALAVIGIAATSASHWPAKLIWNATASAPVGFYTVEPADALDVPELVAIMPPEPLAAFMVERGYIARGVPLLKRVLGLPGQRVCRTGRTITVNGIDMGEALERDSLGRDLPVWQGCRVIGDDQLFLMNWEVRDSLDGRYFGPIPAVSVIGRAVPLWTDEEGVGRYEWRAPTH; from the coding sequence ATGACGCGCCGCCGCACCCTCGCGGTGACGGCGCTCGCCGTCATCGGCATCGCCGCCACCAGCGCCTCCCATTGGCCCGCAAAACTCATCTGGAACGCCACGGCAAGCGCGCCGGTCGGCTTCTACACGGTAGAGCCGGCCGACGCGCTCGACGTGCCCGAGCTGGTCGCCATCATGCCGCCCGAACCGCTGGCCGCCTTCATGGTCGAGCGCGGCTATATCGCGCGCGGCGTCCCGCTGTTGAAGCGCGTCTTGGGCCTGCCTGGACAGCGGGTTTGCCGCACCGGCCGCACGATCACGGTGAACGGGATCGACATGGGCGAGGCGCTGGAGCGTGACAGCCTCGGCCGCGATCTGCCCGTCTGGCAGGGCTGCCGCGTCATCGGCGACGACCAGCTTTTCCTCATGAATTGGGAAGTCCGCGACAGCCTCGACGGCCGGTATTTCGGACCCATCCCCGCAGTTTCCGTCATCGGCCGAGCGGTCCCGCTCTGGACCGATGAGGAAGGCGTCGGCCGCTACGAGTGGCGCGCGCCGACGCACTGA
- the sul2 gene encoding sulfonamide-resistant dihydropteroate synthase Sul2 produces MNKSLIIFGIVNITSDSFSDGGRYLAPDAAIAQARKLMAEGADVIDLGPASSNPDAAPVSSDTEIARIAPVLDALKADGIPVSLDSYQPATQAYALSRGVAYLNDIRGFPDAAFYPQLAKSSAKLVVMHSVQDGQADRREAPAGDIMDHIAAFFDARIAALTGAGIKRNRLVLDPGMGFFLGAAPETSLSVLARFDELRLRFDLPVLLSVSRKSFLRALTGRGPGDVGAATLAAELAAAAGGADFIRTHEPRPLRDGLAVLAALKETARIR; encoded by the coding sequence ATGAATAAATCGCTCATCATTTTCGGCATCGTCAACATAACCTCGGACAGTTTCTCCGATGGAGGCCGGTATCTGGCGCCAGACGCAGCCATTGCGCAGGCGCGTAAGCTGATGGCCGAGGGGGCAGATGTGATCGACCTCGGTCCGGCATCCAGCAATCCCGACGCCGCGCCTGTTTCGTCCGACACAGAAATCGCGCGTATCGCGCCGGTGCTGGACGCGCTCAAGGCAGATGGCATTCCCGTCTCGCTCGACAGTTATCAACCCGCGACGCAAGCCTATGCCTTGTCGCGTGGTGTGGCCTATCTCAATGATATTCGCGGTTTTCCAGACGCTGCGTTCTATCCGCAATTGGCGAAATCATCTGCCAAACTCGTCGTTATGCATTCGGTGCAAGACGGGCAGGCAGATCGGCGCGAGGCACCCGCTGGCGACATCATGGATCACATTGCGGCGTTCTTTGACGCGCGCATCGCGGCGCTGACGGGTGCCGGTATCAAACGCAACCGCCTTGTCCTTGATCCCGGCATGGGGTTTTTTCTGGGGGCTGCTCCCGAAACCTCGCTCTCGGTGCTGGCGCGGTTCGATGAATTGCGGCTGCGCTTCGATTTGCCGGTGCTTCTGTCTGTTTCGCGCAAATCCTTTCTGCGCGCGCTCACAGGCCGTGGTCCGGGGGATGTCGGGGCCGCGACACTCGCTGCAGAGCTTGCCGCCGCCGCAGGTGGAGCTGACTTCATCCGCACACACGAGCCGCGCCCCTTGCGCGACGGGCTGGCGGTATTGGCGGCGCTGAAAGAAACCGCAAGAATTCGTTAA
- a CDS encoding type II toxin-antitoxin system RelE/ParE family toxin, whose amino-acid sequence MLTRQAEAALKDIAVWTVETFGKRQADAYAEDLIDKCQALADGAAPSKDCRRLVDPSLPENLRYARSGQHYVVFIAAPDRMIVVDFLHVRMDLPARLAALGEGDSGE is encoded by the coding sequence GTGTTGACGCGGCAGGCAGAAGCCGCACTGAAAGATATTGCGGTCTGGACAGTCGAGACTTTTGGCAAGCGGCAGGCGGACGCTTATGCTGAAGACCTCATCGACAAGTGCCAGGCACTGGCAGACGGTGCCGCACCTTCCAAAGACTGCCGTCGACTGGTTGACCCGTCGCTGCCCGAAAACCTGCGCTATGCCCGGTCCGGGCAGCACTATGTGGTCTTTATCGCAGCGCCAGACCGGATGATCGTTGTCGACTTCCTGCATGTCAGGATGGACCTGCCTGCTCGGCTTGCCGCCCTGGGCGAAGGCGACAGCGGCGAATAG